One Ilumatobacter fluminis genomic window, CGGGCGCCATCCCCGATCCCGAGACGGCGCTCGGTGACCGCACGAACATGGTGTTCCAGAACACCCAGATCACGCGGGGTTCGGCGACGTTCGTCGTGACCTCGACCGGCGCATCGACACAGATGGGACGCATCGCCGGCATGGTGTCGTCGACCACGCGCACACGGTCGCCGCTCCAGCAGGAACTCGACGGGATGACGAAGGTGTTCGGCCTGCTCGCCACGATCACCGTCGGCATCATCGCCATCGCCGGGGTGATCCGCGATCAGGACCTCGAGACGCTGGCGCTGCTGTGCGTGACGACGGCTATCTCGGCGATTCCGACCGGTCTCCCGACGTTCGTCCAGTCGATCCTCGGTTCGGGTGCGCGACGGCTCGCCGAGGACAAGGCCGTCGTGCGGACGCTCACCGACGTCGAGACGCTCGGAGGCACCACGGTCATCAACAGCGACAAGACCGGCACGCTGACGATGAACGCGATGACGGCGACGAGCATGTTCGCCGCCGGGGACTGGTACAAGATCGAGGGAGGCGGCTACGACAAGACGGGCGCCGTGCTGAGCGTCGCCGGCGTCGAGACGCCCGACTTCGAGCGGTTGGCGCTCGGGTTGGTGCTCTGTAGCGATGCCACGGTCGGCGACGACGGCACCGTCATCGGAGACCCGACCGAGGCGGCGCTGGTGGTGCTCGCCGCCAAGGTCGGTGTCGACGCCGAGGAGACCCGACGGGCCATGCCGCGTCGTACGGAGGTGCCGTTCGACTCCGACTACAAGTTCATGGCGACCTATCACGACCGGCCGTCGTGGATCTCCGGTGGCCGGTTCGTCGAACCGCACTTCATGACCGTCAAGGGGGCACCCGACGTGGTGCTCGGTCGTTGCTCGTCTGCGCTGTGGCACGGCGAGCAGGTGCCGATCGAGCAGGTGCGTGACGACATCCTCGCCGCGAACCGGCGCCTGTCCGAGCACGGTCTCCGGGTGCTGGCGTTCGCCGTGCGCGATGTGTCGGCCGACGTGATGGCTGCCGCCGACACCGACGCAATGAGCGAGGTGCACGATCTCGTGTTCGTCTCGATCGTCGGCATCATCGATCCGCTTCGCACCGAAGCGAAGGCCGCCGTCACCAAAGCACTCGCCGCCGGCATCGACGTGCGGATGATCACCGGCGACCACACGATCACGGCCCGAGCCATCGCCGACGAACTCGGTCTCGGGCCCGGCGTCGCCACCGGGGCCGAGCTGGGAGCGATGACCGACCAGGAGGTGCTCGACCGGCTGCCCGAACTGCACGTGTTCGGGCGGGTCGCGCCGGAGGACAAGGTTCGTCTCGCCCGGCTGATGCAGGACGCCGGCGAGGTCGTGGCGATGACCGGTGACGCCGTCAACGACGCAGCAGCGCTCAAACAGGCCGATGTCGGGGTGGCGATGGGCAGCGGCTCGGAGGTGTCGAAGCAGGCGGCCAAGATGGTGCTGACCGACGACAACTTCGCCACGCTCGTCCACGCCGTCGACCTCGGGCGCGACATCTACCGTCGCATCACGACGTACGTGAAGCTCCAGCTCACGATCTTGTCGTCGGTGCTGCAGCTGATGCTGATCGCCACGATCCTCGACATCAACGAGGGCGTCGCGCTGTTCCCGATGATGCTGCTGTTCTGCAAGCTGTTCGTGGTCGTGACGGTCGTGATCGGCATCGTCGTCGACGTGCCCGACCCGGGGGTGATGCAACGGCCGCCGCGAGCGCCGGGCACCCGCATCGTCAACCGCGACCAGGTCATCCGATGGGTCGTCAGCGGCTTCGTCGTCGCCGTCGCAGCGCTGTGCGTGCTGTCGTTCGGGCCCGACGAACCCAGCACCGAGTTGCCCAGCGCATCGATGACGATGGCCTTCGCCGTCGTGGCGCTCAGCTCGGTGAACATGGGGCTGGTCATGCGACGCGAACGCGAGCCGGTGTGGTCGTCGCCGGTGTTCCCGTATCTCGGTTGGATCCTGTTCGGCTGGACGCTGACCTGGGCCGCGGTCGAACTCGGTATGTTGCAGCGTCTGCTGCTCAGCACGCCGCTCACCGGCGGCCAGTGGGCCGTCTGCATCGGCCTGTCCGCCATCGCCCCGCTGATCGTGTGGGCCGACAAGCAGCTCCAGATGCGGCGGGCCGAGCGTTCGGAAGCGGCCGGCTGACCGTCGGAGCGGGGGGATTGCGACGCCGAAAGTCGCCCACATCGGGTGGGGCGCCGCACCGGCGACCCGTCGTAAGGTTCGAACGTCGAACATCCGACCCGACCGCGAGGAGCATGCCGTGACCGACGCCGAACCGACCATGGGACCGATCAGCTACCTGATCGTCGAGTTCCCCGGGAACCGGATGACGGGCGAGGGGCTCGCCGAGCTCATCGAGCTCTCGGATCGGGGCATCATCCGCGTGCTCGATCTGGCCTTCGTCACCCGTCATGACGACGGCTCGGTGACCGCGGCCGAACTCCAGGAGATCGACAGCGGAGACTTCGACATGACCGTCTTCCATGGCGTGTCCGCCGGGCTGCTCGATCAGTCCGACTTCGACGACGCGGCCGCGGCGATCGAGCCCGGATCGTCGGCGGGCATCCTGCTGTTCGAGAACTGCTGGGCCACACGGTTCGTCGCCGGGCTGCGCAACGGCGGAGCCGAACTGGTCGCCGCCGGATACATCCCCCTCGCCGACATCGCCGCTGCGCTCGACGCAACCGAGACCGACTGACCCACGAGCGAACGACAGAAAGAAGGACCGATCATGCCAGGACTGCTCCGAGGCGTCGCCCGAACCGCCGTGGTGGCGGGGACCGCGACCGCCGTTTCCAACCGTGTCTCGCGTCGCCAGGCGAATCGCTGGTCGCAACAACAGCAACCGCAGTACTACGAGCCCGCCCCGGCGCCCGCACCCGCTCCCGTCTACGAGGCGCCGCCCGCCGCTGCGCCCGCCGCGGCGCCGGCGTCGTCCGTGCCGATCGAGCAGCTCAAGCAACTCGCCGAGCTCAAGGAGCAGGGCATCCTCACCGAGGCCGAGTTCGCCGCCGAGAAGGCGAAGCTGCTCGGCCTCTGACGGGTCGTCGATGCTCTTCCTCTATCGCCCACGCGAGACGTGGATGCCGTTCTCGCTGCCGCGGAACCGCACCGATCAGGCTGCGTACAACCGGAGCCTGCAGCGGGAGTTCGAGTCGGCTCGGCACCAGCCCGCCGCCCCCGAGTCGCCGAACGCGGTCGGGCCGGCTCCCGAACAGATCCGGGCCGATCTCGACGGGCTCTTGGATGCCGGTGCCCTCACACCCGACGAACATCGGGCGGCCATCGATCGGCTCGAGTCATCGTGACGGCCGCACGACGCGCCGACGTGCTGGCGGCGACACTGCGGGCGCTCGCGACGTACGACCGTGACGTGCTCACACGCACGCTCGCACCCGATGTGCGGGTGTGGACGCCCGAGCTGGCGACGGCGACGCGTGACGAACTGCTCGCAGCCATCGACCAGCGCGACGAGGCGTTCGGTGACGTGTCGGTCGAGGTGCGCCCGCTCGACGTCGGCGGACTGCAGGCCTGCGCCGAGTGGACGATGTCGACCCAGCTCGTCGGCTCGATCGAACTCGCCAGTGGTGATGTGCTCGAACCGAACGGGAGCAAGATCTTTCTGAACGGCGTCGCGGTCGCCGACTTCGACGGCGACACGATCGCGGCGCTGCGTCAGTACTGGAACGTCGACAGCCTCTACGCCCAACTCGGCATCGAGCGCTGACCCGCGCTTCGGCGTCGTCAGCCGGTGCGACCGACCATCTTGTCGGGGACGACGATCTCATCGAACTCCTCGGCGGTGAGGTGCCCGAGGTTCACGGCCTCGTCGCGCAGGGTGGTGCCGTTGGCGTGCGCCGCCTGCGCGATCTCGGCCGCCGCGTAGTAGCCGATCTTGGTGTTCAAGGCCGTGACGAGCATGAGGCTCTGACCCAGCAGCTCCTCGATGCGCGCTCGGTTCGGCTCGATGCCGACGGCGCAGTGGTCGTTGAAGCTTTTGCAGGCGTCGCCGATCAGTCGGATGCTGTGGAGCACGTTGGCGGCCATCACCGGCTTGAAGACGTTGAGTTGGAAGTGGCCGTGCGTGCCGGCGACGCTGACCGCCGTGTCGTTGCCGATCACCTGAGCACTCACCATCGTGAGCGCCTCACACTGGGTCGGGTTGACCTTGCCCGGCATGATCGAGCTGCCCGGTTCGTTGGCCGGGAGCACGATCTCGCCGATCGCCGTGCGAGGACCGCTCGCCAGCATCCGGATGTTGTTGGCGATGTGCATCAGGCTCACGGCCAACCGCTTCAGCGCGCCGCTGATCTCGACCATTGCATCGTGGGCGCTGAGGCTCTCGAACTTGTTCTCGGCGGTGACGAACGGGTGGCCGGTCAGCTCGGCGATCTTGGCGGCGACCGCGACGTCGTAGCCCTCTGGGGTGTTGAGGCCGGTGCCGACGGCGGTGCCGCCGAGGGCCAGCTCGCGCACCCGCACGAGGCTGTCGTCGACCGCCTCCATGCCTCGTTGCAGCTGCATCGCGTACCCGCTGAACTCCTGGCCGAGCGTGACGGGGGTGGCGTCCATGAGGTGGGTTCGTCCCGTCTTCACGACATCCATGAACTCCGTCGACTTGGCAGCGAGCGTGTCGTGGAGGAGCCGCACGTTCGGCAGCATCCGAGTGACGATCGCGTCGTACACGGCGATGTGCATCGCCGTCGGGAAGGTGTCGTTCGAGCTCTGACTCTTGTTGACGTCGTCGTTGGCCTTCACGAGCTTCTCGGCCCGGAAGTCGCCGCCGAGCAGTTCGGTGGCGCGGTTGGCGACGACCTCGTTGACGTTCATGTTGCTCTGGGTGCCCGAACCGGTCTGCCAGACGACGAGCGGGAACTCGTCGTCGTGGTCGCCGGCCAGGATCTCGTCGCACGCAGCGGCGATCGCGTTCGCGGTCTCGGCCGGGAACTCCGTCAGGTCGGCGTTGACGAGCGCCGCTGCCTTCTTGAGCTGCGCGAAGGCCATGACGATCTCGCGCGGCATCGTCTGCCCACCGATGTCGAAGTTCTCGAGGCTGCGTTGGGTCTGGGCGCCCCAGTAGCGCACGTCGGGCACCTCGACCTCGCCGAGGGTGTCGGTTTCGATGCGTGTCGTCATGGTTGGATCTCCGATCGGTGGCGTCGACGGCGCGGTGCCCGTCCGTCGCGCACCCGAAACCTACGTCGCCGAGCGGTGATCTCCGAGAGGGGACCAAGGTCCGGTCGACACCTCGCCGGGCCGCCCGTACGATGACGGCGATGTCGCCCGGATCGCCCCAGGGCTCGCTCGAACGAGACGAGCTGGCACTGGCCGCGACGCCGGTCGTGCGGTCACGGTTGGCTCGGGCACTCTGGGCCGTGGCGGGTCTGGTGTGCGTCGGTTTGGGCTTGATCGGTGTCGTCGTGCCGGGCCTGCCGACGACCGGCTTCATGATCCTCGCCGCTGCGGCGTTCTCCCGATCGAGCCCGCGCCTCGAACAGTGGGTCTTGGGTCTGCCGAAGGTCGGGCCGGCGGTGCAGGCTTACCGTGCCGGGCTGGGCATGCCGATGAAGGCCAAGGTGACGGCCATCGCGATGATGACGATCGCCATCGCGATCAGCGCCTTCCTGCTCGACAGTTGGGTGGTCCGTGGCGTCATCATCGCCGCCGGCGTCATCGGCACCGTCGTGATCCTCCGGACCCCGACCCGCCGCGACGATCCGATCATCGCTCCGCCCGAGCAGGGATGAACGACGAACGGCCGGACCCGAGGGTCCGGCCGTTCTGCAGAGCCCAGAAGGGGAATTGAACCCCTGACCTACGCATTACGAGTGCGTTGCTCTACCGACTGAGCTATCTGGGCAGCGGTCCGACAGGTTAGCGCTGGATTCGCCGTCCCACATACGCCGGGGAGAGGCAAACGTGGTGCACGACCTGGTTGCCTCGTGTGCCTCGTGACGATTCAGGTCGCAGCGCCTCGGCGGACGTCGGTGAGGAGTTCGTCGTCGATGTCGTTCGCGGCGAGAACGGCGACGTCGCCGGTGGTTTCGAGGACGACCGCACCGACCTCGTCCATCGAGGTCACGCCGGCGATGCGGAGCTTCGAGTAGAGGTCGCCGAGGGTCATGCGGACCTCGCGCAGGTTCTCTTCGATGGGCGTTCCGCGGTCCATGAGGAGAATCGGTGCGTTGTCGGAAGCCCGCCGGGCGGCGTTGGATCGTCGGCGGATGGCGGTGAGCGCCGCCTGCACACCGAGGAGGGCCGCGACGGCGGCGACGCCGTCCAGCAGCGGCGTCGAGAGC contains:
- a CDS encoding DUF421 domain-containing protein; protein product: MTLASIRLVSDALDLWFVPIAALTMLLTVTLAVRIADVRSLSKMMSFDFAVTVSLGSVLASIVTLSTPLLDGVAAVAALLGVQAALTAIRRRSNAARRASDNAPILLMDRGTPIEENLREVRMTLGDLYSKLRIAGVTSMDEVGAVVLETTGDVAVLAANDIDDELLTDVRRGAAT
- a CDS encoding YbaN family protein, which translates into the protein MSPGSPQGSLERDELALAATPVVRSRLARALWAVAGLVCVGLGLIGVVVPGLPTTGFMILAAAAFSRSSPRLEQWVLGLPKVGPAVQAYRAGLGMPMKAKVTAIAMMTIAIAISAFLLDSWVVRGVIIAAGVIGTVVILRTPTRRDDPIIAPPEQG
- a CDS encoding DUF6325 family protein; this encodes MTDAEPTMGPISYLIVEFPGNRMTGEGLAELIELSDRGIIRVLDLAFVTRHDDGSVTAAELQEIDSGDFDMTVFHGVSAGLLDQSDFDDAAAAIEPGSSAGILLFENCWATRFVAGLRNGGAELVAAGYIPLADIAAALDATETD
- a CDS encoding SHOCT domain-containing protein, yielding MPGLLRGVARTAVVAGTATAVSNRVSRRQANRWSQQQQPQYYEPAPAPAPAPVYEAPPAAAPAAAPASSVPIEQLKQLAELKEQGILTEAEFAAEKAKLLGL
- the fumC gene encoding class II fumarate hydratase, with the protein product MTTRIETDTLGEVEVPDVRYWGAQTQRSLENFDIGGQTMPREIVMAFAQLKKAAALVNADLTEFPAETANAIAAACDEILAGDHDDEFPLVVWQTGSGTQSNMNVNEVVANRATELLGGDFRAEKLVKANDDVNKSQSSNDTFPTAMHIAVYDAIVTRMLPNVRLLHDTLAAKSTEFMDVVKTGRTHLMDATPVTLGQEFSGYAMQLQRGMEAVDDSLVRVRELALGGTAVGTGLNTPEGYDVAVAAKIAELTGHPFVTAENKFESLSAHDAMVEISGALKRLAVSLMHIANNIRMLASGPRTAIGEIVLPANEPGSSIMPGKVNPTQCEALTMVSAQVIGNDTAVSVAGTHGHFQLNVFKPVMAANVLHSIRLIGDACKSFNDHCAVGIEPNRARIEELLGQSLMLVTALNTKIGYYAAAEIAQAAHANGTTLRDEAVNLGHLTAEEFDEIVVPDKMVGRTG
- a CDS encoding cation-translocating P-type ATPase; the encoded protein is MSAVERVETGPTSWWTVDGTAATEEFGVDPVEGLSDTEVAERLARYGPNELAKEPPPTTWEIARGQLTNPMNIMLLIVAVVSFVIEQFPTGVIVTLLVTFNVVMGASQEKKALASVDALASLQVPQARVRRGGEVTLVEASGLVPGDITLIEAGDLVPADGRLLSSATLEAQEAALTGESAPVPKSPGAIPDPETALGDRTNMVFQNTQITRGSATFVVTSTGASTQMGRIAGMVSSTTRTRSPLQQELDGMTKVFGLLATITVGIIAIAGVIRDQDLETLALLCVTTAISAIPTGLPTFVQSILGSGARRLAEDKAVVRTLTDVETLGGTTVINSDKTGTLTMNAMTATSMFAAGDWYKIEGGGYDKTGAVLSVAGVETPDFERLALGLVLCSDATVGDDGTVIGDPTEAALVVLAAKVGVDAEETRRAMPRRTEVPFDSDYKFMATYHDRPSWISGGRFVEPHFMTVKGAPDVVLGRCSSALWHGEQVPIEQVRDDILAANRRLSEHGLRVLAFAVRDVSADVMAAADTDAMSEVHDLVFVSIVGIIDPLRTEAKAAVTKALAAGIDVRMITGDHTITARAIADELGLGPGVATGAELGAMTDQEVLDRLPELHVFGRVAPEDKVRLARLMQDAGEVVAMTGDAVNDAAALKQADVGVAMGSGSEVSKQAAKMVLTDDNFATLVHAVDLGRDIYRRITTYVKLQLTILSSVLQLMLIATILDINEGVALFPMMLLFCKLFVVVTVVIGIVVDVPDPGVMQRPPRAPGTRIVNRDQVIRWVVSGFVVAVAALCVLSFGPDEPSTELPSASMTMAFAVVALSSVNMGLVMRREREPVWSSPVFPYLGWILFGWTLTWAAVELGMLQRLLLSTPLTGGQWAVCIGLSAIAPLIVWADKQLQMRRAERSEAAG
- a CDS encoding nuclear transport factor 2 family protein is translated as MTAARRADVLAATLRALATYDRDVLTRTLAPDVRVWTPELATATRDELLAAIDQRDEAFGDVSVEVRPLDVGGLQACAEWTMSTQLVGSIELASGDVLEPNGSKIFLNGVAVADFDGDTIAALRQYWNVDSLYAQLGIER